In the genome of Ignavibacteriales bacterium, one region contains:
- a CDS encoding TAT-variant-translocated molybdopterin oxidoreductase, which translates to MTDNHNQPEITGKDQSPDVNYWRSLEELYKEPKSLEAKQHEFKEGVTDEFNPSKLSGLSRRKFLALIGASAALAGAGCADYRDKGEIVPYNNKPEEITPGKANYYASTCTACSEACGILIKTREGRPIKVDGNPDHPVSAGKICSKGQASILGLYDPERFQKPLVKNGMMGFNEADWQKIDSEITAVLAQAGSKEIAVVAKKIFSPTTKKVLDEFARKYPTTKIYSYEVFNEGIRNSAWQKCYGTSKFPLLKWNEAKVIVALDSDFLGSDGHRVETARLYSEGRDVNNLDKFNRLYVVESNLSLTGINADYRLRLSPAVQYEFVLSLLNEIGRKGVAGVPSFLSNYSLKTFIEKNTLPADAVNHLVSDLLSNRGKSIVYAGRMLPEKTHIAVNLLNDLLGNKTLYKDDSSEVDLMPLSSNTDWQMLINSLNSGSVAAVIHFDSNPVFHLPSDLNYAESIQKAGTVISLSTSENESTVVSQYVLPINHNFEAWGDAQTRTGFYSLQQPVISPIYKTRQKEAVLLTWIDGKSSSYSEELFHSYLLANWEKDLYPPVDSRLSFKQFWPAVLHDGVVTTQKINSSVGSFNLSAFSGLGSDSSSGFTIVIKESMTLGDGSMANNGWLQEIPHPVSKVTWDNYASVSQSTADKLGAKMNDKIEININGRKLTVPVYIQPGAADNVITVESGYGRSAAGTIGTGTGFNSLALLAKDGGISPWIYNTDSVSKTGDVYKIVTTQEHHSFDNEQLKDLHLKRAIIQEGTVNKYKKDPHFLHEKEHELESVYDPHPYTGMKWGMSIDLNKCTGCAECIVSCVAENNIPVVGKEQVDKGREMQWLRIDRYFSGSVEDPKVSVQPMLCQHCDQAPCENVCPVVATNHSPDGLNQMVYNRCVGTRYCSNNCPYKVRRFNYFNFRDHFNNNFQEQDIFNLVYNPEVTVRSRGVMEKCTFCIQRISEAKSDAVKENRVLKGSDVKTACQEACGTNAIKFGNINDADSEFYKYRNHELGYYVLEELNVKPNVTYIAKLRNTHSEEV; encoded by the coding sequence ATGACTGATAATCATAATCAACCGGAAATTACGGGAAAAGATCAGTCACCTGATGTTAATTACTGGCGAAGTTTAGAGGAACTTTATAAAGAACCGAAATCACTTGAAGCCAAACAGCATGAATTTAAAGAAGGTGTCACTGACGAATTTAATCCTTCCAAACTTTCCGGGTTATCACGAAGAAAATTTCTTGCATTGATTGGTGCGTCAGCCGCACTTGCAGGTGCTGGCTGCGCTGATTATCGTGATAAAGGAGAAATCGTACCTTACAACAATAAGCCCGAAGAAATTACTCCCGGTAAAGCAAATTACTACGCCTCGACATGTACTGCGTGTTCAGAAGCTTGCGGTATTTTAATCAAGACAAGGGAAGGGAGACCAATAAAAGTAGATGGTAATCCCGATCATCCTGTAAGTGCCGGAAAGATTTGTTCAAAAGGTCAGGCATCAATTCTTGGTCTGTACGATCCGGAAAGATTTCAGAAGCCGCTTGTTAAAAACGGGATGATGGGTTTTAATGAAGCGGATTGGCAGAAAATAGATTCTGAAATTACCGCTGTTCTTGCTCAAGCCGGCAGCAAAGAAATTGCTGTTGTTGCTAAAAAGATATTCTCGCCGACAACAAAAAAAGTTCTTGATGAGTTTGCAAGAAAATACCCTACCACAAAAATTTATTCTTATGAAGTGTTCAATGAAGGAATAAGGAACTCAGCATGGCAGAAATGCTACGGCACTAGTAAATTTCCTTTGTTAAAATGGAATGAAGCCAAAGTCATCGTGGCACTTGATTCTGATTTCCTTGGATCGGACGGACATAGGGTTGAAACAGCTAGATTATATTCTGAAGGAAGAGACGTAAATAATCTTGATAAGTTCAACAGGCTATATGTTGTCGAATCAAATTTAAGTCTTACAGGAATTAATGCTGATTACAGATTAAGGTTATCTCCGGCGGTTCAATATGAATTTGTACTTTCACTTCTTAATGAAATCGGAAGAAAGGGTGTTGCAGGTGTCCCTTCATTCTTATCAAACTATTCACTGAAAACATTTATAGAAAAAAATACACTTCCCGCTGACGCAGTCAATCATCTTGTTAGTGATCTTTTATCAAACCGGGGTAAATCAATTGTTTATGCCGGAAGAATGCTTCCTGAGAAAACTCACATTGCAGTAAATCTTTTAAATGATCTGCTCGGAAATAAAACTCTGTACAAAGATGATTCGTCGGAAGTTGATCTGATGCCGCTATCATCAAATACCGATTGGCAGATGCTGATCAATTCCTTGAATTCAGGAAGTGTTGCTGCTGTTATTCATTTTGATTCAAATCCTGTTTTTCACCTGCCATCTGATTTGAATTATGCTGAATCAATTCAAAAAGCAGGGACAGTAATTAGTCTGAGCACAAGCGAGAATGAATCGACGGTTGTATCTCAGTATGTACTGCCTATCAATCATAACTTTGAAGCATGGGGTGATGCGCAAACCAGGACAGGTTTCTATTCACTTCAGCAGCCGGTAATTTCTCCGATTTATAAAACACGACAGAAAGAAGCGGTTCTGTTAACATGGATAGATGGAAAATCTTCATCATATTCTGAAGAACTATTCCATTCTTACCTGCTGGCTAATTGGGAAAAAGATTTATACCCGCCAGTCGATTCAAGATTAAGTTTCAAACAATTCTGGCCTGCAGTTTTACATGATGGAGTTGTTACCACTCAAAAGATTAATTCCAGCGTTGGCAGTTTTAATCTTTCAGCATTCTCAGGACTCGGAAGTGACAGTTCATCAGGTTTTACTATTGTCATAAAAGAAAGCATGACTTTAGGCGATGGTTCAATGGCGAATAATGGATGGCTTCAGGAGATTCCTCACCCGGTTTCAAAAGTAACATGGGACAATTATGCTTCGGTTTCTCAGTCAACCGCTGATAAACTTGGGGCGAAGATGAATGATAAAATAGAGATCAATATTAATGGTCGTAAGCTAACTGTTCCGGTTTATATTCAACCGGGAGCTGCAGACAATGTTATAACAGTTGAATCTGGTTATGGAAGATCTGCTGCAGGAACAATCGGTACCGGTACAGGATTTAATTCACTTGCTTTGTTAGCTAAAGATGGTGGGATTTCTCCCTGGATTTATAACACAGACTCGGTATCTAAAACAGGTGATGTTTATAAAATTGTTACAACTCAGGAACATCATTCCTTCGACAACGAACAACTCAAAGATCTTCATCTGAAGCGCGCAATCATTCAGGAAGGAACAGTAAATAAATACAAAAAGGATCCTCACTTTCTTCATGAAAAAGAGCATGAACTCGAAAGTGTTTATGATCCGCATCCTTATACCGGAATGAAATGGGGAATGTCAATCGATTTAAATAAATGCACAGGATGCGCTGAATGTATAGTTTCATGCGTTGCAGAGAATAATATTCCTGTTGTTGGAAAAGAACAGGTTGACAAAGGTAGGGAGATGCAATGGCTGAGGATTGACCGGTACTTTTCAGGAAGTGTCGAAGATCCAAAAGTATCTGTTCAACCGATGTTATGTCAGCACTGTGATCAGGCGCCGTGCGAAAACGTATGTCCTGTAGTGGCAACAAATCATAGCCCCGATGGATTGAACCAAATGGTTTATAACAGGTGTGTCGGAACAAGGTATTGTTCAAACAACTGCCCTTACAAAGTTAGAAGATTCAACTACTTTAACTTTCGTGATCATTTTAACAATAACTTCCAGGAACAGGATATATTCAACCTGGTTTACAATCCGGAAGTAACTGTACGGTCACGCGGTGTTATGGAGAAATGTACGTTCTGTATACAAAGAATTTCAGAAGCTAAATCAGATGCGGTGAAAGAAAACCGCGTACTTAAAGGTTCGGATGTTAAGACCGCCTGCCAGGAAGCTTGTGGTACTAACGCAATCAAATTTGGAAATATAAATGATGCTGACAGTGAATTTTATAAGTATAGAAATCATGAATTGGGTTATTATGTATTAGAGGAATTGAATGTGAAACCGAATGTCACCTATATAGCTAAATTAAGAAACACTCATTCGGAGGAAGTATAG
- a CDS encoding cytochrome c3 family protein encodes MKNSVLDHLLRIRLPITIFVALSSFALTYFLSRAERDGVGYMPTQPINYSHKLHAGDMKIDCQYCHVGVEKSRHAMVPAVATCMNCHTIARKDRPDIIKLTEYYNEGKPIEWKRIHKVPDYAYFNHSVHINKGIDCTSCHGEIMQMEKVGQMNSFTMASCLNCHRNAHDQLPYLEKVNLGPDNCFACHR; translated from the coding sequence ATGAAAAATTCTGTACTGGATCATCTGCTGAGAATTCGTTTGCCGATCACAATTTTCGTAGCCCTTTCATCTTTTGCTTTAACATACTTTCTATCAAGAGCCGAACGCGACGGTGTAGGGTATATGCCCACTCAGCCGATAAACTATTCGCATAAACTCCATGCGGGCGATATGAAGATTGATTGCCAGTATTGTCATGTGGGTGTGGAAAAATCCCGCCACGCAATGGTTCCGGCTGTTGCGACTTGTATGAATTGTCACACTATCGCTCGTAAAGACAGACCTGATATTATTAAGCTTACAGAATACTATAACGAAGGCAAACCAATTGAGTGGAAGAGAATTCACAAAGTTCCGGACTACGCCTATTTTAATCATAGCGTTCACATTAATAAAGGGATTGACTGCACAAGCTGTCACGGTGAAATTATGCAGATGGAAAAAGTTGGTCAGATGAATTCTTTTACAATGGCAAGTTGTCTGAATTGCCACAGGAACGCACACGATCAACTGCCTTATCTTGAAAAAGTAAATCTCGGTCCCGATAATTGCTTTGCATGTCACAGATAA